From a region of the Bdellovibrio bacteriovorus genome:
- a CDS encoding site-specific tyrosine recombinase, which yields MELPLWIDFFDELQNVRGRSQNTVMAYRRDLELYMEYKKTNKTVSGFYEFMKKNKLSTRSQARVISSLRTYFKFCETRGMKCEELRELRPPKVKVGLPKVLTPQEFQMLFDAAEVQDPIRTARNQLTLLFLYGLGCRVSELIALNIVDFNPTDRWIKVLGKGSKERLVPLTEKLAENLTTYLKEHRPMLVKENSPSILINDRGHRPSRVDVWRWLAAWSLRAGFPEPVNPHRFRHGCATALLESGADLRSIQMLLGHASIQTTQIYTSVTTNTMSRTIEEHHPLSQMVEVDK from the coding sequence ATGGAATTACCTCTTTGGATCGACTTCTTTGATGAGCTTCAAAATGTCCGGGGACGTTCTCAGAATACGGTGATGGCATATCGCCGTGATTTAGAACTCTACATGGAATACAAAAAAACCAACAAAACGGTGAGCGGATTTTATGAGTTTATGAAGAAAAATAAACTCTCCACGCGTTCTCAAGCGCGCGTGATTTCTTCTCTGCGCACGTATTTCAAGTTCTGTGAGACACGCGGGATGAAATGTGAGGAGCTTCGTGAGCTTCGTCCGCCGAAAGTGAAAGTCGGACTTCCTAAAGTTTTAACTCCACAAGAATTCCAAATGCTTTTTGATGCGGCTGAAGTGCAAGATCCTATTCGCACAGCTCGCAATCAGCTGACTTTGCTTTTCTTGTATGGCTTGGGTTGCCGCGTTTCTGAATTGATTGCTTTAAACATCGTAGACTTCAATCCGACGGATCGTTGGATCAAAGTTCTAGGTAAAGGCAGCAAAGAGCGTTTGGTTCCTTTGACTGAAAAGCTTGCGGAAAATCTAACCACTTATCTTAAAGAACACCGTCCGATGTTAGTGAAAGAAAACAGCCCTTCGATCTTGATTAATGATCGCGGTCATCGTCCTTCACGCGTCGATGTGTGGAGATGGTTGGCAGCTTGGTCTTTAAGAGCGGGATTCCCAGAACCTGTGAATCCACATCGCTTCCGTCATGGATGCGCGACGGCTCTTTTGGAAAGTGGTGCGGATCTTCGTTCGATTCAAATGTTGTTGGGTCACGCAAGTATTCAAACAACACAAATCTATACGAGTGTAACGACAAATACGATGTCGCGCACGATTGAAGAACACCATCCGCTGTCGCAGATGGTCGAAGTGGACAAATAG